Proteins from a genomic interval of Lacticaseibacillus pabuli:
- the wecB gene encoding non-hydrolyzing UDP-N-acetylglucosamine 2-epimerase — protein MSKIKVMTVFGTRPEAIKMAPIVLALKQRSSEFDSVCVVSAQHRQMLDQVLEIFHITPDYDLDIMKQRQTLDQITSNVILGLADIIDKEKPDIILVHGDTTTTFAASVSAFYHQTQIGHVEAGLRTWNKYSPYPEEMNRQLTDVLADMYFAPTSQSKANLLKENHPEDEIYITGNTAIDALKQTVDANYHHAVLDMIDKDKRMILVTMHRRENQGEPMRRVFKAMLDVVQAHDDVEIIYPVHLNPVVQEAAKSILGNHKRIHLIDPLDVVDFHNLAARSYFIMTDSGGVQEEAPSLGKPVLVLRDTTERPEGVDAGTLKLVGTDPVAVRDNMTQLLDDKAEYDRMANAKNPYGDGEAARRILDDIAYRFGEKKQRPDEFK, from the coding sequence ATGTCAAAAATTAAGGTAATGACCGTCTTCGGCACACGTCCGGAGGCTATCAAGATGGCGCCAATCGTGCTCGCGCTGAAGCAGCGGAGCTCTGAATTCGACAGTGTTTGTGTGGTATCCGCGCAGCACCGCCAGATGCTCGACCAGGTTCTGGAGATTTTCCACATCACCCCGGACTATGACCTGGACATCATGAAACAGCGTCAGACCCTCGATCAGATTACCAGCAACGTGATCCTTGGGCTGGCCGACATTATCGACAAGGAAAAGCCGGATATCATCCTGGTTCACGGGGATACCACGACGACCTTTGCCGCCAGTGTCAGTGCGTTCTACCACCAGACCCAGATTGGGCACGTGGAGGCAGGGTTGCGGACCTGGAACAAGTACAGTCCATACCCTGAAGAAATGAACCGCCAGCTCACCGACGTTTTGGCAGACATGTACTTTGCGCCAACGTCCCAGAGCAAGGCCAACCTGCTCAAGGAAAACCATCCTGAAGATGAAATCTACATCACCGGGAACACGGCCATTGATGCGTTGAAGCAGACCGTTGATGCCAACTACCACCACGCCGTTCTGGACATGATTGACAAGGACAAGCGCATGATCCTGGTCACCATGCACCGCCGCGAGAACCAGGGCGAACCAATGCGCCGTGTCTTCAAGGCCATGCTGGACGTTGTGCAGGCCCATGACGACGTCGAAATCATTTACCCGGTACACTTGAACCCCGTTGTGCAGGAGGCTGCTAAGTCCATTCTGGGCAACCACAAGCGGATTCACCTGATTGACCCACTGGATGTCGTTGACTTCCACAACCTCGCCGCACGAAGTTACTTCATCATGACTGACTCAGGCGGTGTCCAAGAAGAGGCGCCTTCATTGGGCAAGCCTGTCCTGGTCCTGCGCGATACTACGGAGCGTCCTGAAGGGGTCGATGCGGGAACGCTGAAGCTCGTCGGCACCGATCCTGTAGCCGTTCGCGACAACATGACCCAGCTGCTGGACGACAAGGCCGAATACGACCGGATGGCCAACGCCAAGAACCCATATGGTGATGGTGAGGCCGCCCGCCGGATTCTGGACGACATTGCGTACCGCTTTGGTGAAAAGAAACAGCGCCCTGACGAATTTAAGTAG
- a CDS encoding flavodoxin, whose protein sequence is MASAQIVYASMTGNTQEIAEIVEEALSDLGVDTQITEMTQAVASDFEQADICVVAAYTFSDGGPGLLPEEADGFVDELQELDLSGKVYGVCGSGDTFYDDFATAVDMFDAAFAKTGAKRGADDIKVDLAAEADDIDHLEKFAADLLAASGK, encoded by the coding sequence ATGGCCAGTGCACAAATTGTATACGCCAGCATGACTGGTAACACACAGGAAATCGCCGAAATCGTCGAGGAAGCCCTCAGCGACTTGGGCGTCGACACCCAGATTACCGAAATGACCCAGGCGGTTGCCAGCGACTTTGAACAAGCCGACATCTGCGTCGTTGCGGCCTACACCTTTAGTGATGGCGGCCCCGGTCTCCTGCCTGAAGAAGCGGATGGCTTTGTCGACGAGCTGCAGGAACTGGATCTATCCGGCAAGGTCTACGGCGTTTGTGGTAGCGGCGATACGTTCTACGACGACTTCGCAACCGCTGTTGATATGTTCGACGCGGCATTTGCCAAGACGGGTGCCAAGCGCGGTGCCGACGACATCAAAGTGGACTTGGCTGCCGAAGCCGATGACATTGACCACCTCGAAAAGTTCGCGGCAGATTTGCTAGCGGCCAGTGGTAAGTAA
- the map gene encoding type I methionyl aminopeptidase has product MITIKSEREIEGMRKSGAVLAGMHRGLRDIIKPGISSWEIEEFARKYYDEHHAIAEQIGFEGYKYATCVAVNDEVAHAEPRKDLILKDGDVVKVDTVVNLDGYMSDSCWTYAVGNVSPEAKKLMDVTKKALYLGIDQAVVGNRIGDIGAAIQHYTEDENGYGDVRDLIGHGIQPTMHESPNVPNYGVAGKGLRLKAGMTITIEPMINTGTWRISVREAQDSDWQYYVTADGSLSAQYEHTLVITPDGPKILTSQDHDLDAKYL; this is encoded by the coding sequence TTGATTACAATTAAATCAGAACGTGAAATCGAAGGCATGCGTAAGTCTGGTGCCGTTCTTGCTGGGATGCACCGCGGTTTGCGGGACATTATCAAACCTGGTATCTCTAGCTGGGAAATTGAAGAATTTGCCCGCAAGTATTACGACGAGCACCATGCCATCGCCGAACAGATTGGCTTTGAAGGTTACAAGTACGCAACCTGTGTGGCCGTTAACGATGAAGTTGCCCACGCGGAACCACGTAAGGACCTCATCTTGAAGGATGGCGACGTGGTCAAGGTAGATACTGTCGTTAACCTGGACGGGTACATGAGTGACTCATGCTGGACGTACGCGGTCGGCAATGTGTCACCAGAAGCCAAGAAGCTGATGGACGTCACCAAGAAGGCACTCTACCTAGGCATTGACCAGGCAGTTGTTGGCAACCGCATCGGCGATATTGGTGCAGCAATTCAGCATTACACCGAAGACGAAAATGGTTACGGCGACGTGCGCGACCTCATCGGCCACGGTATCCAGCCAACTATGCACGAATCCCCTAACGTACCAAACTATGGGGTTGCAGGTAAGGGTCTGCGTCTGAAGGCCGGCATGACCATCACCATCGAACCTATGATCAACACGGGGACATGGCGGATTTCTGTTCGTGAAGCGCAAGACTCAGACTGGCAGTACTACGTTACCGCTGACGGCTCCCTGAGTGCCCAGTACGAACACACCCTGGTCATCACACCAGATGGGCCTAAGATTCTGACGAGTCAGGATCACGACTTGGACGCAAAGTACCTGTAA
- a CDS encoding YihY/virulence factor BrkB family protein, which produces MAKRSLTNRLPEPNSLLGLSDPELPIAKRKLDARGKLRAGFGLFFARIGDVQIDQAAAALAYYAILSLFPTALMIINILPHLGIRFTGLHNVLNQVIPANVLATISPTLHKLAAHPSNTWLGIGAVVTLWAASLGVASLKSAYNAAYDIRNNSQNYLLARIVSMLMMVILVVAVIGIMVAFAFGQQFLEWLTHQFEMPTHWLHVFLTWRWPVTVTVIVVALVVIDYFLPNARMKFWTVLPGILFTLAGWLILAQAFSLYMRYFGKTFDTYGTLGAFIVLLLWLFFSSVIMIIGAVMNAVCHEYYYGRPEETNGKFFDLLRMMIHRLRNLIDED; this is translated from the coding sequence ATGGCGAAGCGGTCATTGACCAATCGGCTGCCTGAGCCCAATTCATTGCTCGGTCTGTCGGATCCGGAATTACCAATAGCCAAACGCAAACTAGATGCGCGCGGCAAACTAAGGGCGGGCTTCGGCCTGTTTTTTGCGCGCATTGGGGATGTTCAAATCGACCAAGCCGCCGCAGCTTTGGCGTACTACGCCATCCTGTCGCTGTTTCCAACGGCCCTGATGATTATCAACATTCTGCCACACCTAGGCATTCGGTTTACAGGCTTGCATAATGTGCTGAATCAGGTCATCCCTGCCAACGTGTTGGCGACCATCAGCCCAACGCTCCACAAGTTGGCCGCACACCCCAGCAACACCTGGCTGGGGATTGGGGCGGTCGTGACGTTATGGGCGGCCAGTTTAGGGGTCGCATCGCTTAAGAGTGCCTATAACGCGGCTTATGATATCCGCAATAACAGTCAAAATTATTTGCTTGCTCGGATTGTGTCGATGTTAATGATGGTGATTCTCGTGGTCGCTGTCATCGGCATCATGGTGGCCTTTGCCTTTGGTCAGCAGTTCCTCGAATGGTTGACCCATCAGTTTGAAATGCCGACGCACTGGCTACACGTATTTCTGACCTGGCGCTGGCCGGTCACGGTGACCGTCATCGTTGTGGCGCTAGTCGTGATTGACTATTTCCTGCCCAACGCACGGATGAAATTTTGGACCGTACTGCCTGGCATCTTGTTCACTTTGGCAGGCTGGCTCATTTTGGCTCAAGCATTCTCCCTATACATGCGTTATTTTGGCAAGACCTTTGATACTTATGGCACGCTGGGTGCGTTCATCGTGCTCCTGTTGTGGCTATTCTTTAGCTCGGTCATTATGATCATTGGGGCTGTCATGAATGCGGTCTGCCATGAGTATTACTATGGACGACCGGAAGAAACGAACGGCAAGTTCTTTGACTTATTACGGATGATGATTCACCGGCTGCGCAACCTGATCGATGAAGACTGA
- a CDS encoding phosphomevalonate kinase, producing the protein MITAKAPGKLYIAGEYAVVETGRPAIVVAMNQFVTVTVEATKKYGSINSRQYQENSIYWRREGADMVFDNRDNPFHYILSAINLVEKYALECGKQLKLYNLGVDSDLDSVDGKKYGLGSSAAVTVATVKALNEFYELGLSSAQLYKISAIAHLDVQGNGSLGDIAASVYGGWIAYRSFDKTWLASARREHSLGELLQMDWPQLNIELLKAPAELRLLVGWTGSPASTSRLVDKIALAKAQRRDDYKQFLEQSEAVIDKMIDGFRKQSLSIIQDGIQTNRRLLDQLADWSGVEIETKSLRRLREIAQEFGGVGKFSGAGGGDCGIVIINKDKAVDQLYDRWNAEDIEPLQLRVHEID; encoded by the coding sequence GTGATAACGGCGAAAGCACCTGGCAAACTTTATATCGCAGGGGAGTACGCGGTTGTGGAGACAGGACGTCCCGCAATTGTGGTTGCGATGAATCAGTTCGTGACCGTTACTGTTGAGGCAACGAAAAAGTACGGGAGTATTAACTCCCGGCAGTATCAGGAAAATTCAATCTACTGGCGGCGTGAAGGGGCAGACATGGTGTTTGATAACCGTGATAACCCATTCCACTACATTTTGTCAGCGATTAATTTGGTTGAAAAGTACGCGTTGGAGTGCGGCAAGCAACTGAAGCTGTACAACCTTGGCGTTGACTCGGACCTTGATTCGGTTGATGGCAAGAAATACGGCCTCGGTAGCAGTGCCGCTGTAACGGTGGCGACGGTTAAGGCCCTCAATGAGTTTTACGAGTTGGGGTTGAGTTCCGCTCAGTTGTACAAGATTTCTGCCATTGCGCATTTGGATGTGCAAGGCAACGGGTCACTCGGCGATATTGCGGCCTCCGTTTATGGCGGCTGGATCGCCTACCGGTCCTTCGACAAAACCTGGCTGGCGAGCGCGCGGCGTGAGCATAGCCTGGGTGAGTTACTCCAGATGGACTGGCCACAGTTAAACATCGAATTGCTCAAGGCGCCGGCCGAATTGCGCCTGCTCGTGGGTTGGACTGGGTCACCAGCGTCAACCTCCCGTCTGGTCGACAAGATTGCACTCGCCAAAGCACAGCGGCGCGACGACTACAAGCAGTTCTTGGAACAGAGCGAGGCGGTCATCGACAAGATGATTGACGGCTTCCGCAAGCAGAGCCTGAGCATCATCCAGGATGGTATTCAGACTAACCGGCGTTTGCTGGATCAGTTGGCGGATTGGTCAGGCGTTGAGATTGAAACCAAGTCACTACGGCGTCTGCGTGAGATTGCGCAGGAGTTTGGTGGCGTTGGCAAGTTCTCTGGTGCTGGCGGCGGTGACTGCGGGATTGTCATTATTAATAAGGACAAGGCCGTCGACCAGTTGTACGACCGCTGGAATGCAGAGGATATTGAGCCCCTGCAGCTGCGGGTTCATGAGATTGATTAA
- the galU gene encoding UTP--glucose-1-phosphate uridylyltransferase GalU has translation MKVRKAVIPAAGLGTRFLPATKALAKEMLPIVDKPTIQFIVEEAKASGIEDILIVEGKQKRSIEDHFDSAPELENNLEMKHKDKLLQLVRSTTDIGVNLFFVRQPYPNGLGDAVRLAKSFIADEPFVVMLGDDLMNDKVPLTKQLMNEYEKTHSSILAVKRVPHDEVSSYGVIDPSDEVEPGLFNVSRFVEKPAVEDAPSDLAIIGRYLLTPEIFTILEHQKPGKGGEIQLTDAIDTLNKTQRVFAHEFKGERHDVGNKFGFVQTTIEYGLTHPEVKDQLRPYILGLAKQLEAEDKAKSNKQK, from the coding sequence ATGAAGGTACGTAAGGCTGTTATACCTGCCGCTGGACTGGGCACCCGTTTCTTGCCAGCCACCAAGGCACTTGCTAAGGAAATGCTGCCAATTGTCGACAAGCCAACGATTCAGTTTATCGTTGAAGAGGCGAAGGCATCTGGTATTGAGGACATCCTCATCGTTGAGGGCAAACAAAAGCGTTCAATCGAGGATCACTTCGACTCCGCACCAGAACTGGAAAACAATCTGGAGATGAAGCACAAGGACAAGCTGCTGCAGCTGGTTCGGTCCACCACGGATATTGGGGTCAACCTGTTCTTCGTGCGCCAGCCATATCCAAATGGCTTGGGCGACGCGGTTCGTTTGGCCAAGTCCTTTATCGCTGACGAGCCCTTCGTCGTGATGCTTGGCGATGACCTGATGAACGACAAGGTGCCTTTGACCAAGCAGCTGATGAACGAATACGAAAAGACGCATTCCTCCATTTTGGCGGTTAAGCGGGTCCCACATGATGAAGTTTCTTCATACGGTGTGATTGACCCTAGCGACGAGGTCGAACCTGGCTTGTTCAACGTCAGTCGCTTTGTTGAAAAGCCTGCTGTCGAGGACGCGCCTAGCGATTTGGCCATCATTGGTCGCTACTTGCTGACACCCGAAATCTTTACCATTCTGGAACACCAGAAGCCTGGTAAGGGTGGCGAAATCCAGTTGACCGATGCCATCGACACGCTCAACAAAACGCAACGCGTCTTTGCCCACGAATTTAAGGGTGAACGCCACGATGTCGGTAACAAGTTTGGCTTTGTTCAGACCACGATTGAATATGGTCTGACCCACCCAGAAGTCAAGGACCAGTTGCGTCCTTACATCCTGGGTCTTGCCAAGCAGCTTGAGGCTGAAGATAAAGCCAAGTCGAACAAACAGAAGTAG
- the msrB gene encoding peptide-methionine (R)-S-oxide reductase MsrB yields the protein MTESQEDLKKRLTPEQYAVTQEAATERPFTGKYDDFWQDGIFVDVVSGEPLFSSTDKYDAGCGWPSFTKPIAQLNESTDHKLFMPRTEVRSSSANSHLGHVFPDGPQDQGGLRYCINSAALRFIPKAKLEDEGYGQYLTLFK from the coding sequence ATGACAGAATCCCAAGAAGACTTGAAGAAACGTTTAACGCCCGAACAGTACGCCGTGACCCAGGAGGCAGCGACAGAGCGGCCCTTTACCGGTAAGTACGATGATTTTTGGCAAGATGGTATTTTTGTCGATGTAGTCAGCGGTGAGCCCTTGTTCTCATCAACGGACAAGTATGATGCTGGTTGCGGCTGGCCATCCTTTACTAAGCCCATCGCGCAGCTGAACGAATCGACGGACCACAAGTTATTCATGCCACGCACCGAGGTTCGCAGTAGTTCCGCGAATTCCCATTTGGGGCACGTGTTCCCGGACGGCCCGCAAGATCAGGGCGGCTTGCGCTACTGCATTAACTCCGCCGCGTTACGCTTTATCCCCAAGGCCAAACTCGAGGATGAAGGTTATGGCCAGTACCTAACACTATTTAAATAG
- a CDS encoding restriction endonuclease, producing MHRLIRKIFRLLCLLMIAALLYSVWLRDVVPPTWHASLDPISFGIISVFTVWVALWLYRIRFRYRDLTMEKVDDMDGFEFERFIAYVLKRNGFRHVKVTQESGDQGVDIIATKDKVKYGVQCKRYNGFVGNHAVQEVWSGKEYYQLDDAIVLTNSEFSDSAQELAGELGVTLIDRDRLRKMIKRLPG from the coding sequence ATGCACCGCCTGATTCGTAAAATATTTAGATTACTCTGCCTACTCATGATTGCTGCGCTATTGTACAGTGTTTGGCTACGGGACGTGGTGCCGCCAACCTGGCACGCCAGCTTGGATCCCATCAGTTTCGGCATTATTTCCGTCTTTACCGTCTGGGTGGCTCTGTGGCTCTACCGGATTCGCTTCCGTTACCGCGACCTGACGATGGAGAAGGTCGACGATATGGATGGCTTTGAATTTGAACGCTTTATTGCCTACGTCCTGAAGCGTAATGGGTTTCGGCACGTCAAAGTCACCCAGGAGTCGGGTGACCAGGGTGTCGACATCATTGCCACCAAGGATAAGGTCAAGTACGGGGTGCAGTGCAAACGTTACAACGGTTTTGTGGGCAATCACGCCGTTCAGGAAGTCTGGAGTGGCAAGGAATACTACCAGCTCGATGATGCCATTGTGTTGACCAACAGCGAGTTTTCGGACTCCGCGCAGGAATTGGCAGGTGAGCTCGGCGTCACCCTAATCGACCGTGACCGCCTGCGCAAGATGATAAAACGCCTGCCTGGTTAA
- a CDS encoding thiolase family protein has product MGKVNLRNKQSEDESVDIVIVAAKRTPIGRFGGALASVNAVELGTIASKAAISAAGIDPQQIDQAIFGNVYQANSGQNVARQIALNSGMANTSTAMTVNEVCGSGLKAIRLGQSAILLGDAQVVLVGGTESMSQVPYYLPNARFGAKFGDSQMIDGLGRDGLNDAFNGKPMGVTAENVAERYHVTRQQQDDWALQSHQRAVKAIADGQFADEIVPVTVQTRKGDVVVDTDEGPRADTSAAKLAQLRTVFKADGTVTAGNASAINDGASALILMSKERADALGLDYLAVLDGYAEVGTDPNYMGYAPYEVIRQLLQRTDTDKDDVDLYELNEAFAAQSVAVVRDLGLNPEHVNVNGGAIALGHPLGDSGARIVVTLIHALAARHQSRGIAALCIGGGLGVGLQLHRVTDHA; this is encoded by the coding sequence ATGGGTAAAGTGAATTTACGGAATAAACAGTCGGAGGATGAGAGCGTGGACATTGTAATTGTTGCAGCAAAACGTACCCCAATTGGTCGGTTCGGGGGTGCACTGGCGAGTGTGAACGCCGTTGAATTGGGGACCATTGCCAGCAAAGCGGCGATTAGCGCAGCCGGCATTGACCCGCAGCAGATTGACCAGGCGATTTTTGGCAATGTTTACCAGGCCAATTCTGGGCAGAACGTTGCCCGGCAGATTGCGCTGAACAGTGGCATGGCGAATACGAGTACCGCGATGACGGTGAACGAGGTCTGTGGCTCCGGCTTGAAGGCGATTCGTCTGGGTCAGAGTGCCATTTTACTGGGGGATGCCCAAGTGGTGTTGGTCGGTGGCACGGAGAGCATGAGCCAGGTGCCTTACTACCTGCCAAATGCACGCTTTGGGGCCAAGTTTGGCGATAGCCAGATGATTGATGGGCTCGGGCGTGATGGCCTGAACGATGCTTTCAACGGCAAACCCATGGGCGTAACCGCCGAGAACGTGGCCGAACGTTATCACGTCACCCGCCAGCAGCAGGACGACTGGGCGCTGCAGAGTCACCAGCGAGCTGTCAAAGCAATCGCCGACGGTCAGTTTGCCGACGAAATCGTGCCCGTAACGGTGCAAACGCGCAAGGGCGACGTCGTGGTCGATACGGATGAAGGGCCGCGTGCAGATACTTCCGCCGCTAAGTTGGCGCAGCTGCGGACCGTCTTCAAGGCGGATGGCACCGTCACGGCCGGCAACGCCAGTGCGATTAACGACGGCGCCTCCGCATTGATCCTGATGTCCAAGGAGCGGGCCGATGCGCTAGGTTTAGATTACTTGGCCGTACTCGATGGCTACGCTGAAGTCGGCACGGATCCCAATTACATGGGTTACGCACCATACGAGGTCATTCGCCAGCTGCTACAACGCACCGATACGGATAAGGACGACGTTGACCTGTACGAGCTGAACGAGGCGTTTGCCGCGCAGAGTGTGGCAGTTGTCCGGGACCTCGGCTTAAACCCTGAGCACGTGAACGTGAATGGTGGCGCAATTGCGCTAGGACACCCGCTTGGTGATTCTGGCGCCCGGATTGTGGTGACCTTGATTCACGCCCTTGCAGCACGGCATCAGTCCCGCGGCATTGCGGCCCTGTGCATTGGCGGTGGCCTGGGGGTCGGCTTGCAATTGCACCGGGTAACCGATCATGCCTAA
- a CDS encoding hydroxymethylglutaryl-CoA reductase, degradative — MPKFYELSREDRIAQLLADARLSQAAATHLLANEPLPEATAAHLTENQIGQFPLPLGVVHHLQVNGVSREVAIAGEEPSVVAAASNGARMANLGGGVTGVAPDMHVVDAEIVFANAPEVATVVQAHRLQIFTVAESAHPSIVRRGGGLKAIHTDTTGQFTKIILSVDVQEAMGANIVNTIAEAVAAYLEATTGLRRLFAILSNYSEQTTRAEVTIPHAALATKQATGAHIAAQIALASQFAQLDVSRATTNNKGIMNGVSGAAIALGNDYRALEAGVYAFAASTGTYQPLSTWENSEGQLHGVIELPIQVGTVGGAIGALPLAKVSQQLAQITCVREEQEVLASLGLVQNLAALRALVGPGIQSGHMALAAGSLAISAGAKGSEVTVLTAQLQGKKQSLALAKTLLAQIRQQGEDK; from the coding sequence ATGCCTAAATTTTATGAATTGAGCCGGGAAGATCGCATTGCCCAACTGCTGGCCGATGCGCGTCTGAGTCAAGCGGCGGCGACACACTTACTGGCAAACGAACCGTTGCCGGAAGCGACCGCGGCGCACCTGACTGAGAATCAGATTGGCCAATTTCCGTTGCCATTAGGTGTGGTGCACCACTTGCAGGTTAATGGGGTGTCACGCGAAGTCGCAATCGCGGGGGAAGAACCCAGCGTGGTCGCGGCCGCTAGTAATGGCGCACGGATGGCCAACTTGGGCGGCGGCGTGACGGGGGTTGCGCCCGATATGCACGTGGTCGATGCCGAGATTGTGTTCGCTAACGCGCCTGAAGTTGCGACGGTTGTGCAGGCACACCGTTTGCAAATCTTCACGGTGGCAGAGTCCGCGCATCCGTCCATTGTGCGGCGCGGCGGGGGACTCAAGGCGATTCATACGGATACGACGGGGCAGTTCACCAAGATTATCCTCAGCGTTGACGTGCAAGAGGCGATGGGCGCTAACATCGTCAACACGATTGCTGAGGCCGTCGCGGCGTATTTGGAAGCCACGACCGGACTGCGCAGACTATTCGCAATCCTGAGTAACTACAGTGAACAAACCACCCGCGCCGAGGTGACCATTCCGCACGCGGCTTTGGCAACCAAGCAAGCAACCGGCGCGCATATCGCCGCCCAAATCGCATTGGCTAGCCAGTTTGCGCAGCTGGATGTGAGCCGCGCCACGACCAACAACAAGGGAATCATGAATGGCGTGAGTGGCGCTGCAATTGCGCTGGGCAACGATTACCGGGCACTGGAGGCGGGCGTGTATGCCTTTGCCGCCAGCACGGGGACGTACCAGCCGCTTAGCACTTGGGAAAACAGCGAGGGCCAACTGCACGGCGTCATTGAACTCCCGATACAGGTTGGAACTGTTGGCGGTGCAATCGGGGCGCTGCCGCTCGCGAAGGTGAGCCAGCAACTGGCCCAGATTACCTGTGTGCGTGAGGAACAAGAGGTATTGGCCAGCCTAGGCTTGGTGCAGAATCTGGCTGCCCTGCGCGCCCTGGTTGGTCCTGGGATTCAGTCCGGACACATGGCCTTGGCCGCAGGTTCACTCGCCATTTCTGCGGGTGCAAAGGGTTCCGAGGTCACGGTGCTGACAGCCCAGCTACAAGGAAAGAAACAATCGCTTGCATTAGCAAAGACGCTGCTGGCACAAATTCGGCAGCAAGGGGAGGACAAATAA
- a CDS encoding hydroxymethylglutaryl-CoA synthase → MTIGIDQIGMYSPHYYVDLAELAQARDVDPNKFIIGIGQSQQAVAPSAEDIVTMAAAAASEFISKVDTNKIGMVIVGTETGIDASKSAAVIVQHLLDLPENMRTYEIKQACYGGTAALMAARDYVALHPDRTVLVVASDIARYGLASGGEVTQGAGAVAMLVSAQPRILELHDDSQFISRDIADFWRPVYTDMAIAMGKYSNEQYVQFFQDVWANYKAATGHDLADFAAINFHLPYTKMGMKALRTVLPQADEATQNRLNEHYRIATTYSRRIGNIYTGSLYLGLMSLLDGASDLKAGDLLGMFSYGSGAVGEFFSMTLVDGYEKQLSPEDHEAFLDARTKLSVPAYEQMFLNKVPYSAADYSTDPAAITSRFRLTGVKDQQRKYVNQ, encoded by the coding sequence ATGACAATCGGAATTGATCAAATTGGGATGTATTCACCGCACTACTACGTTGACCTGGCTGAACTCGCCCAGGCTCGGGATGTGGATCCAAACAAGTTCATTATCGGCATTGGGCAGAGCCAGCAGGCGGTTGCCCCCTCAGCTGAGGATATTGTCACCATGGCCGCTGCCGCAGCTAGTGAATTTATTAGCAAGGTAGACACCAATAAAATCGGCATGGTCATTGTCGGGACGGAAACGGGCATTGATGCCAGCAAGTCCGCCGCAGTCATCGTGCAGCACCTGCTCGATTTGCCTGAAAACATGCGCACCTACGAAATCAAGCAGGCCTGCTACGGCGGGACAGCCGCACTGATGGCCGCTCGTGATTATGTTGCGTTGCATCCAGACCGGACTGTGCTCGTTGTTGCTAGCGATATCGCGCGTTATGGCCTCGCTAGCGGTGGGGAGGTTACCCAGGGCGCAGGTGCCGTGGCAATGCTGGTGAGCGCACAGCCACGCATTCTCGAGCTTCACGACGACTCTCAGTTCATCAGCCGCGACATCGCGGATTTCTGGCGGCCAGTCTATACCGACATGGCCATTGCGATGGGCAAGTATTCTAATGAGCAATATGTGCAGTTCTTCCAGGATGTTTGGGCAAATTATAAAGCGGCTACCGGCCACGATCTCGCCGATTTTGCCGCCATCAACTTCCACCTGCCATACACGAAGATGGGGATGAAGGCACTCCGGACCGTGCTGCCTCAAGCCGATGAGGCCACGCAAAATCGTTTAAACGAACACTACCGGATTGCGACAACCTACAGTCGCCGCATTGGTAATATTTACACGGGATCGCTATACTTGGGCCTGATGAGCTTGCTGGATGGCGCCTCGGACCTCAAAGCGGGGGATTTGCTAGGGATGTTCTCTTACGGCTCGGGTGCCGTGGGTGAATTCTTTAGTATGACCCTGGTTGATGGCTACGAAAAGCAGCTGAGTCCAGAGGATCACGAGGCGTTTTTGGATGCCCGGACGAAGCTATCAGTCCCGGCATACGAGCAGATGTTTCTCAACAAGGTGCCTTACAGCGCCGCCGATTACAGCACGGATCCTGCAGCAATTACCTCGCGCTTTCGCTTGACCGGCGTGAAAGATCAGCAGCGCAAGTACGTCAATCAGTAG